The Lactuca sativa cultivar Salinas chromosome 2, Lsat_Salinas_v11, whole genome shotgun sequence genome includes the window AAAtgtttattgcttattgtttattcccaccgcaataaactaatccaaacacattttaaaaaaatgtttattcccaccacaataagcaataagcaataagctaattAAGCTAAAAATGCATTtatccaaacaccctctaaaAAGCCAGTTATTAATTATATACTCCAAAACGATCAAACATATATATCATGTTGATATATATTAAGTTGTAAATATATAAGCAATGATGTTTTTATAGTTACTTTGGAATTTAAATAAAACCTTATAAACGTTTATTTTTGTTCACATATTGTGAGCGAATGCTAAATTGAAGTATAGTACGTCTTGGTATTGTCTATTCATAGTTCAATCGATAAATCTTcaactcattgtttttctacaATATCACGTAAATAATGTTACCTTAAGTTTTACATTACTTGCCCAAATTGTTAACTTCCTTAGGATTTCGGATGCTATTTCTGGATACATTCTAATTAGATTTGACACTTAATTGATCAACCATATGTCAAATTGATGTCGACATTAGCAAATTCGACCCCATTTTAAAGTCGAAAGTCAAATAATAGGTTAATATATATTCCTTTTTGATTTAAAACATGAACATTTTCATACCCAATGATTAACATAGATGGGTCTACCTCTATCTCATATGGAACCTTAATAAAATGTACTAGCATTTTACCAAAACCGCATCTTAACTAGTTCTGGGGTTTTATAGCCGAGGTACAATAATTGGTGGTCCAAGCAAAAACTAGTCTTCAGGCTAGACTCACttccaatttttaatttttataaagatAGAAGAAATAAAATTATCTGTTTACTCcaataaaaattcaaaaagagacaaaaaaaaaaacaaaaaaacaaaaaaatggctagaaaatcaaaatcatatataTTTAAGTGACTTTAACACTGTGCATAAACCCGTTTATACCGTTTTTAGACCGATAATCTTTAAATAAAGAATTTCAGAATTATCTTCGGATTTGGCAAAtaacatttgaatatatatatatatatatatatatatatatatatatatatatatatatatatatatatatatatatatatatatatataataacattgTCATATGATTATAACAAAGAGAAATTATAAGGGTTCTCAGAGAAAAGCATAAAGACTACAAGGAATAAAGCGGATATAAATACTAGTTAgacagaaaccctaatgggctaaagACAAAAGGGCCCATAAACAAGCGGGCTAATAATATATAGACTAACATCCCCCCTCAAACTCACAATACCGCAACAATAAGCATTGAGAGTTTGTCACATAGGAACTGAAACCGAGAAGTCGATAAAGCCTTCGTAAAAATATCCGCAAGCTGCAAGGTTGATGAAACAAATTGAAGCGAAATGGTCCCAAGCTGCAGGTGATGACGAGTAAAATGACAATCAATCTCAATGTGCTTCGTCCgctcatgaaaaacaaaattcttcGCAATTTGTATCGCACTTTTATTATCACAATGCAAGGGAGTAAGTGAAAAAATATAAACTCTCATATCCGCAAGCAGCCACCGTAACCAGATAATCTCGCATGTACTTACAGCCATAACACGATATTCAGCCTCCGTGGAAGATCTAGAGACAACATCTTGTTTCTTGCTCTTCCATGAAATAAGAGACTCTCCAAGAAATACACAAAATCCAGTGGTAGGCTTACGATCATGACGATCACCATCCCAATCAGCATCATTATAGGTACGTAACTCAAGAGAAGACGCTGAGGGAAACAAGAGAGTCTGAAACTAAGTGTCACGAAGATATCTCATAATACGAAGAACAACTCCCCAATGAACAAAGGTAGGTGCAGTAACAAACTGACTGACAACATGAACAGCATGAGCAATATCTGGACGACTGTGAGATAAACCAAACTTCCCACCACAATGCGACAAAGATTCAGATCAGACAAAGGAACACCATCAGTAGGAGAGTATTATGCATTGGTTTCAAGAGGGGTATCAACAGTCCGATTGCCAGAAAGTTCCGCCCGTGTAAACAagtcagatatatatatatatatatatatatatatatatatatatatatatatatatatatatatatatatatatatttagtctGGGAAAGAAGGTACCCTTTCTTAGACTGAGCGACCTCAATACCCAAGAAATAACGCAACAAGCccaaatccttcatagcaaaTCGACGAGCTAGATCATGCTTCGAAAACTCAATACCACCATGTTCATCACCTGTAATaatcatgtcatccacatataaggaCAGAAGAATATGTCCTGCACCCGAGCATCTAACAAACAGAGCAGAATCGTGATTACTCTGGAGTCTGGACAAATCCAAGAGAGGTAATCACTGTGGAGAATTTCGCAAATCAAGCATGAGGGGCTTCCTTGAACCCATACAAAGCTTTGCAAAGCCGACAAACCTCGACCGGCGGTGATGAATTCCTGGAGGAGGGGTCATATAAACCTCTTCATTAAAGATCTTCCACTATCGAACGGATGCAACTGCAATCATAGTACGAACTGTCGTCATCTTTGCAATTGGGGCAAATGTCTCCTCGTAGTCAAAACCATATTGTTGGGAATACCCTTTTGCTACAAGTCTAGCCTTATATCGTTCAATAGAACCATCAACTTTTGTTTTTATCTTGTACACCCAACGACAACCTATCGTATGTTTCCCAGGAGGAAGAGAAACCAAGTCCTATGTATGAGTCTGATGAAGAGCAATGAGTTCTTTAGCCATAGCATTCAGCCAAAGAGGATCTGAAACAACTTCTCTATATGATTCAGGTTCATACAGATGATGGATGCTTGCTATAAATGAAGCAAATGGTCCTGAATATGTAGAGTAAGAAAAATCTGGtagcttggtggacttgacaagaCGAGAAGATCTCCtggggggtggtggtggaggtggatccTCAACTTCAATAATCGGAGGATCAAGCTCAAGaactggtggagtcgaggcacccTCTAAAGAAGCGGGTGTTTCATGTGTTGAGGGATCATGTGGCGTAGATGAGTCTTGAGCCTCTATATCTTCATTAAAAGGATCAATACGCAGAAGATCAGACTTTGTTACATTGTGGGTTGTAGCAGGAATCGAGTAGAAAGGAATATGTTCCAAAAAAATAACGTGTCGGGAAACATATAACTTCTGACTCACAGGATCGTAGCAACGGTATCCTTTCTGACCAATACCATACCCCAAAAATACACAAATAGCAAATTTCGGCCCCAACTTGTTCCTTTCAACATGAGGACGAAGAACAAAACAAGTACATCCAAAAACTCGTAAGGAATAGTAGTCTGGTAAATGAACATATAACTTCTCAAAAGGAGATATTCCTGAATTCAATGAAGTAGGGATACGATTAATCACATACACAGCAGTTAGGACTGCTTCTccccaaaaggcactagggacctgCACAGACAGGAGCAATGAGCGGGCAGTCTCAACAATATGACGATGTTTTCGTTCTGCCACACCGTTTTGCTGAGGTGTGTCAGTACACGAAGACTGGTGTATGGTACCATCATAAGCAAGTAATTGAGGGAAATCATTAGAGTTATATTCACCCCTAAGTCACACCTGAAGCACTTAATCACAGCCGAATGTTGAGTTTTAACAAGAGCTCTAAAATTGTTGTAAATATCAAAGAAATCAGATCTGCGTTTCATAAGATAAACCCATGTATATCGagtataatcatctataaaagatACATAATAGGTTGACCCACCCTTTGTGGATACTGGTGCAGGACCCCACACATCAGAATGAATAATATCAAAAGGAGCAGTAGAACAAGACATACTTTTATTGAAGGGTAAACCAGAAAATTTTGCTAGTTTGCAACCACTACAATCAGAAATATCACAAGAGTTTAAATGACCCAAAACACCACTAGATGCTAAGAAATTCAAACGTGATACAgacacatgtcccaaacgagaatgccaaagATAAAACTCAGGTGATAAAGGACTCAAACGAAAAGAAGATAAATCAGTGCTGGAAGCAACAATAGTAGATACTTTGAGGACCTCCAAGACATATAGTTCCCCCACCCTACGGCCGATCCCAATCACCTTCTGGGTGTGTTGATCCTGTATAACACAGACATAATAAAAAAAGAATACCCAGTTACCAGACTTGCATAAATGACTGATTGAGGCAAGGTTCAAAGTAAGTTTGGGAATGTAATAAACATCAGGAAGAGTGATATGAGAAACAGAGACAGACCCAACAACCTAAACTAGCATAGATGTATCACTATCAGACTTAACAGAAATAGATGACACTTGCGACAAAGAAGTAAATTATGACAAATGAGGAGTCATATGATGGGTTGCACTAGAATCTAAAATCCACAAAGATGAGGGAATACCTGAAGTGTCAGATGAAGAAGGACCAGAATGAGACATAGATGCAGACATGGCAGTGGGATTAGAAGCCAAATATTGTCTAAAGCTCTCAAACACCTTGGGATCCAATGCAGATGGTGACATATGTCCAACAGATTCTGTGTCAACTGGTGGAATAGCAACAACAACAAACTGTGGAGACCGAGGGGTCCATGGAGGAGTACCAGATGAACGCGACTGAAACTTCTGCTGACCAGACCTATTTTGTTGCCCTGACTGAGGTTGACCAGAGTTACCCTTGTTAACTAACAATGGACACTGAATGCACACTCATCATAACCGACTCTTGAAGTTTGTCGAGACTGACTGGAGGAGACAGCAAGCACAGCAGGAGCGGGAGTAGGAGTTGAGGTTGCTTTAAACCCTTTATCTGCATGGGACTTGATATGAGTCTCTTCTGCAATTAACTCATGGACAACTGAATCAACTGAAGGAAGATGAGAGCAATGAAGAATTGTTCCACGAAGACCTTCAAAATCAGAACGCAAGGCCATCCAAGAACTGAACCAAGCGTTGTTCTTCCCTCCTAGGAATGTAAGGCTTAAAATCTTGTAACTCTTTAGATTTAGTAAGAGCCAATTGATCCCAAAGATCAGACATAGACGCATAGAAATCTTGAATTCTCTGGTCACTCTGTTGAAGGGCACGAATATCATATTCCAACTGGTATTGTTTAGCAAAATTGGACTGAGTATACAGTGTCTCCAAGTGATTCCAAACTTCCTTTGTTGTGTCATACTTAGCCAACTGCATACCAATGGACTGAGTAACAGAGTTATTGATCCAAGTAATATCCTTGGAGTTACCAGTCTCCCAAGCATTAAGCAACATATCAAAATTCTCAATTTGAGGCACTGAGGGTTTGGCTTTAGTCCTAGTAACATAGCCCCACATATTCTTCCCACGAAGGAAGTTCTTCATAACGTAACTCCAATACATATAATTCTTTCCATCCAAACGAGTACTGATTGACTGAAGGGAATCATCCTATACAGTTATGTTGATAGTGAATGAATAACCACAATGACAATATAACAATCTGAGAATGAAAGGAGTAACAAATCAGCAGAAGCAATCACTTGAATAATGAATCAACAACAATTACGAACCAACAACATCAACGACCCAACAGTAGCAACGAATCAACACATCAAAAAAACGAATAACAGTGACAATGAACGAAAACAACATGCTACAGTAACCTTAGAAAAGTTCGATCTACGCCACAAATGACTGCTACAAAGACTTCTAACAACGTATCAAAcctctgctctgataccatgataacATTGTCATATGATTATAACAAAGAGAAATTACAAGGGTTCTCAGAGAAGAGCATGAAGACTACAAGGAATAAAGCGGATATAAATACTAGCTAgacagaaaccctaatgggcttaagacAAAAGGGCCCATAAACAAGCGGGCTAATAATATATAgactaacaatatatatatatatatatatatatatatatatatatatatatatatatatatatatacacacacacacacaaacacatattTGTGCTTTCTAAAAGTAATTAATACACTTTGTACATACATTGTTGGGTGAAGAAAGTAGAAATAGAAGGATCTTATGGCTCCTGATAGGCAAGGAGCAGTAGGAGAAAATACCATCTCGACTTCTGGCCTTACGTTTAGAAAAGACAAGGTATTGTAACACATTGGTATTCTCTTAGTGTAGGATAACACTGGCTAATGTATAAAATGTGCTCCAAAAAGGGTGAATCTGTCAATTGCCTAATCATTGATTTCCATGGTTCTTTTGATACAAAATGAAAACGTTGGATATTTTACTTTTGACTTTAGAGGTCCAATCTATGATTTTTCAGGTTTGAAATTCTTTAAAAGGTTTTTTGCTACCAAAATATATCCTCATATTGCATTTATACATGTTTGACTTGGTTATCAATTTTTTTGCAAAAAGTTGAAGAATTCATATCACTTTTGAAGTTAAAAACGACATTGCTTTCCTTGATGCCATATATATTTTCAACTTGGATTTGCAATTACACAACCCAATTTTTATTACTTATGAATCTTGTTAGAAGCGGTTTCATGTGATCAATGAAATATGTTGACTTTACTTATAATTTTTCTCATTGCAGGGCTTCGTGAGAATGGAAACGAAATATGGTACTCTTCACATAAAAGTAAGTGCAAACTGTAAAAACCTTTGAAATTTTGCATCTCATGATGCTACTTATTGACAACATTGACTTTTGAGGTCAAACTCGGTACTTAAAAGCTTAAATTTACATGGAATTTTTCATGAAGTAAGTGTCAATGTTGTTGTTTTTAAGTTATAAACTACAAATAGTTCTTTTCCAGAAATTTTCTAAAAAATGTATAAGAATCTGATATTGATTTTTCAAGTTGGTACATCAATATCtttgacctcaaaagtcaaaatacatccttattatttttcttttttcttttgtgtaattctaaaataaaacacatggtTTAATGTAGTTTCTCCCCAAATGTGTTCCACGTTCAGTTATTTACATTCTTGAGTTATTGAAAATACTTCATTGTGTCGGTTACCTGTTTTATCGAGCTGAAGGTTGTGGTCAATCTTGGAATTCAAAAGGACATCACTTGAAATCAGTAAGATTTCTCTATGCTTTTCGTATTATGATATAATCAATCCCAAAATCTTCTGGGTGATATTACTATAATTggatatatttttcaatattgtAATAAGAAGAAATGAAATGAAAGCAGGATGTTATATGCTAAACagataaatgaaagtacattgatctaaTCAACCGCTTTCTCACTTATATGAT containing:
- the LOC122196645 gene encoding uncharacterized protein LOC122196645; the encoded protein is MNNFADSISSSSSDDDGSSDEDDLVLHMLLSATRKRVQQRGESSKIEKRHTISIVWDRMAAHEFLVCDYFAPDSLYDLSKFEDRLRISRNLYLRIVRDLENNYEFFQLRWDARGKRGFSTIQKFTAALRQLAYGIAANASDEYLKMSERTGRECTYLFYEYVIELYGDIYLRHPTRNDIEQLYVAHEAKHGLPGVTSRIPRAEDDSLQSISTRLDGKNYMYWSYVMKNFLRGKNMWGYVTRTKAKPSVPQIENFDMLLNAWETGNSKDITWINNSVTQSIGMQLAKYDTTKEVWNHLETLYTQSNFAKQYQLEYDIRALQQSDQRIQDFYASMSDLWDQLALTKSKELQDFKPYIPRREEQRLCPLLVNKGNSGQPQSGQQNRSGQQKFQSRSSGTPPWTPRSPQFVVVAIPPVDTESVGHMSPSALDPKVFESFRQYLASNPTAMSASMSHSGPSSSDTSVIYASLDQHTQKVIGIGRRVGELYVLEVLKVSTIVASSTDLSSFRLSPLSPEFYLWHSRLGHVSVSRLNFLASSGVLGHLNSCDISDCSGCKLAKFSGLPFNKSMSCSTAPFDIIHSDVWGPAPVSTKGGSTYYVSFIDDYTRYTWVYLMKRRSDFFDIYNNFRALVKTQHSAVIKCFRCDLGVNITLMISLNYLLMMVPSAFWGEAVLTAVYVINRIPTSLNSGISPFEKLYVHLPDYYSLRVFGCTCFVLRPHVERNKLGPKFAICVFLGYGIGQKGYRCYDPVSQKLYVSRHVIFLEHIPFYSIPATTHNVTKSDLLRIDPFNEDIEAQDSSTPHDPSTHETPASLEGASTPPVLELDPPIIEVEDPPPPPPPRRSSRLVKSTKLPDFSYSTYSGPFASFIASIHHLYEPESYREVVSDPLWLNAMAKELIALHQTHT